A genome region from Marinobacter panjinensis includes the following:
- a CDS encoding tRNA-(ms[2]io[6]A)-hydroxylase, which translates to MNDALQEIHDFLPCRTPRQWIDNALANQDLMLIDHAHCEKKAASTALSLMYRYVDNTDLLNKMSRLAREELRHFEQVLAIMKKRGVRYDHLTPARYAAGLRKEVRAEDPGRLVDVLIVGAIIEARSCERFAALAPHLDDKLSDFYNGLLKSEARHYRDYLALAEQAAGGPVGDRIGIFLELEKQLIESPDTKFRFHSGPV; encoded by the coding sequence ATGAACGACGCCCTGCAAGAGATCCACGACTTTCTACCATGCCGGACCCCTCGACAATGGATCGACAACGCTCTGGCAAACCAGGACCTGATGCTGATCGATCACGCCCACTGCGAGAAAAAGGCAGCTTCGACGGCCCTGAGCCTGATGTATCGCTACGTGGACAACACCGACCTGCTTAACAAGATGTCCCGTCTGGCCCGGGAAGAACTGCGCCATTTCGAGCAGGTGCTGGCTATTATGAAGAAACGTGGCGTGCGCTATGACCACCTGACACCCGCGCGCTATGCCGCCGGCTTGCGCAAAGAGGTGAGGGCAGAAGATCCGGGCCGGCTGGTGGATGTTCTGATTGTCGGGGCCATAATTGAGGCCCGCTCCTGTGAACGATTTGCCGCTCTGGCTCCGCATCTTGATGACAAACTGTCGGATTTCTACAACGGACTGCTGAAGTCCGAAGCGCGCCACTATCGGGATTATCTGGCCCTGGCAGAACAGGCTGCAGGTGGTCCGGTGGGTGATCGTATTGGTATCTTTCTGGAACTGGAGAAGCAACTGATTGAGTCACCGGATACCAAATTCCGGTTTCATAGCGGACCAGTCTGA
- a CDS encoding universal stress protein, which produces MFHDVKKILYVSDLDQGSRPAFRAAVSLCGHYSGAQITYLYVIESLSGTARSLLSNMMEEKELDDMLHKGVEALSVKIRGRIERFCEEELEEHEVLSIKNIEARIEEGTPWRKILEVGDEMNADVIVMGTRKHSALGQALMGSTAIKTLTHSKRPVLIVPLGVA; this is translated from the coding sequence ATGTTTCATGATGTTAAAAAGATTTTATATGTCTCCGATCTTGATCAAGGTTCACGTCCGGCATTCCGTGCAGCGGTCAGCCTGTGTGGTCACTACTCCGGCGCTCAGATCACTTATCTGTACGTGATTGAGTCCCTGTCGGGTACCGCCCGCAGTTTGCTGAGTAACATGATGGAGGAAAAAGAGCTCGACGACATGCTGCACAAAGGCGTTGAGGCGCTGAGCGTCAAGATCCGCGGGCGGATAGAGCGCTTCTGCGAGGAAGAGCTGGAAGAGCACGAAGTGTTAAGCATTAAGAACATTGAGGCGCGCATCGAGGAAGGCACGCCCTGGCGTAAAATCCTTGAAGTCGGCGACGAGATGAATGCCGATGTGATCGTTATGGGAACCCGCAAGCACAGCGCGCTAGGGCAGGCACTGATGGGCTCTACCGCGATCAAGACGCTTACTCACTCCAAGCGTCCGGTGCTGATAGTGCCGCTGGGTGTTGCCTGA
- a CDS encoding TRAP transporter large permease: MTVVLTGFAVLLFMILVLRVPIAFAMGLVGFFGFAFLMGLDLNNFMDFRWRGALSMASNRVIDTVQNYGLSVIPLFVLMGNLVTRSGLAQELYHVSNAFLGHRKGGLSMATVVACGGFSAICGSSLATSATMGKVAMPPMRKYGYADSLATASIAAGGTLGILIPPSVILIIYGLLTESSIRELFAAGFIPGILGMLMYMGAVRYVVWRDPSAGPAGEKAEWPERLLALKGVWGVLLLFTVVMGGIYLGVFTPTEAAGIGAGGAFLIALARRSLTLSTLFETLADTARTSAMLFAVVIGALIFSDFINRAGLPGMLLELVTALDVDPIVVILAILGIYIVLGMVFESLSMILLTVPVFYPLVESMGFDLVWFGIVVVVVTEISLITPPVGMNVFVLSAVLRDVKTGTIFKGVTPFWCADIVRLALIVFIAQIALFLPDLLYG; encoded by the coding sequence ATGACCGTCGTGCTGACCGGCTTTGCCGTTCTCCTTTTCATGATCTTGGTTCTGAGGGTGCCGATTGCCTTTGCCATGGGTCTGGTCGGTTTCTTTGGCTTCGCTTTTCTGATGGGGCTGGACCTGAACAACTTCATGGATTTCCGTTGGCGGGGCGCCCTGTCGATGGCGTCGAACCGGGTGATTGATACGGTCCAGAATTATGGCCTGTCGGTAATTCCGTTGTTCGTGCTGATGGGTAACCTGGTGACCCGTTCGGGCCTGGCCCAGGAGCTTTACCACGTTTCCAATGCCTTTCTCGGTCATCGCAAGGGCGGACTGTCAATGGCAACGGTGGTAGCCTGTGGTGGTTTCTCGGCGATCTGTGGCTCCAGTCTGGCAACCTCCGCGACCATGGGCAAGGTGGCCATGCCACCGATGCGCAAATACGGTTATGCCGACTCTTTGGCTACCGCCTCTATCGCTGCTGGCGGCACTCTGGGCATCCTGATTCCGCCGAGCGTGATTCTGATAATTTACGGTCTGCTGACCGAGTCCTCTATCCGTGAACTGTTCGCCGCCGGTTTTATTCCAGGCATCCTCGGCATGCTAATGTATATGGGCGCGGTGCGTTATGTGGTTTGGCGTGATCCCAGCGCCGGCCCCGCGGGTGAGAAAGCCGAATGGCCGGAACGTTTGCTCGCGCTGAAGGGAGTTTGGGGTGTATTGCTGTTGTTCACCGTCGTCATGGGCGGTATCTATCTGGGTGTCTTCACGCCTACGGAAGCGGCGGGCATCGGTGCCGGTGGCGCTTTTCTGATTGCCCTCGCTCGGCGCAGCCTCACTTTGTCGACACTCTTCGAAACACTGGCGGATACAGCGCGTACTTCTGCGATGCTGTTTGCCGTGGTGATCGGGGCGCTGATTTTCTCGGACTTTATTAACCGGGCCGGGCTTCCGGGCATGTTGCTGGAGTTGGTGACTGCGCTGGATGTGGACCCGATTGTCGTGATTCTGGCAATTTTGGGTATCTACATTGTGCTTGGGATGGTGTTTGAAAGCCTGTCGATGATCCTGTTGACAGTGCCGGTGTTCTATCCACTTGTGGAGAGTATGGGCTTCGATCTGGTGTGGTTCGGCATCGTTGTCGTTGTCGTGACTGAGATCAGTCTGATCACGCCGCCAGTGGGTATGAACGTCTTTGTGCTCAGTGCAGTATTGAGAGATGTCAAAACGGGCACTATCTTCAAGGGTGTTACACCATTCTGGTGTGCCGATATTGTGCGTTTGGCGCTGATTGTGTTTATTGCTCAGATTGCACTGTTCTTGCCGGACCTGCTGTACGGCTAA
- a CDS encoding TRAP transporter substrate-binding protein, protein MTKTKLFSKAAILSLGMAISASAFAATTLHVGTWLPPTNPQNAVVWPTWAKWVEEATEGRVKVEIEHDLGHPKTMFQLVEDGVVNAGFSYHGYVPGRFKLPQIVELPGLGVGAEAGSVALWRVYNKYFMDSGEFVGLTLLGMFTHGPGYIQSIDPITSFDQIKGKKIRIGGGVQTELGERMGVTAVSAPAPEVYQMMQQGVIDGAFLPMGEQKTLRLKEVAPNVTMLPGGMYLGSFSMFIDPYFLEKLDPKDREAIMSVSGEKLSALAGRAWDGIDDEGLKAAQEAGVNIIRVKEGDQMAQEFQKLIQGMDEQWIQSVSDRAPNARKALKELRTVAREYEREHQE, encoded by the coding sequence ATGACAAAAACAAAACTCTTTTCTAAAGCCGCCATCCTTTCATTGGGGATGGCAATATCCGCCAGCGCTTTCGCCGCCACGACATTGCACGTCGGGACCTGGCTGCCACCGACCAACCCACAGAACGCCGTGGTCTGGCCGACATGGGCCAAATGGGTCGAAGAGGCCACGGAAGGGCGGGTTAAGGTTGAAATCGAACACGATCTGGGCCACCCGAAAACCATGTTCCAGCTGGTAGAGGACGGTGTCGTCAACGCCGGATTCAGTTACCACGGTTACGTTCCGGGCCGTTTCAAGTTGCCCCAGATAGTGGAATTGCCGGGCCTGGGTGTAGGAGCCGAGGCGGGTTCGGTAGCACTGTGGCGGGTGTATAACAAGTACTTTATGGACTCCGGCGAGTTTGTAGGCCTGACCCTCCTGGGCATGTTTACCCATGGTCCGGGCTATATCCAGTCCATTGATCCAATCACCTCCTTCGACCAGATAAAGGGCAAGAAGATTCGCATTGGTGGTGGCGTCCAGACCGAGCTTGGCGAGCGAATGGGCGTGACTGCGGTTTCAGCGCCAGCCCCCGAAGTCTATCAAATGATGCAGCAGGGCGTGATTGATGGTGCCTTCCTCCCCATGGGTGAGCAGAAGACCCTGCGTCTTAAGGAAGTGGCGCCCAACGTCACGATGCTCCCTGGAGGCATGTACCTCGGCAGTTTTTCCATGTTCATCGATCCATATTTCCTGGAAAAGCTGGACCCCAAGGATCGCGAGGCGATCATGAGCGTATCGGGTGAAAAACTCTCCGCCCTGGCCGGACGCGCCTGGGATGGTATTGATGACGAGGGCCTGAAGGCCGCGCAGGAAGCCGGCGTCAACATCATCCGGGTGAAGGAAGGGGATCAGATGGCTCAGGAGTTCCAGAAGCTGATTCAGGGCATGGACGAACAGTGGATTCAGAGCGTGTCTGATCGTGCTCCGAATGCCCGAAAAGCGCTCAAAGAGCTGCGGACCGTTGCTCGAGAGTATGAGCGTGAGCACCAGGAGTAA
- a CDS encoding 5-carboxymethyl-2-hydroxymuconate Delta-isomerase, protein MPHFIVEYSGNLHDRLEFQPLFASLHEYIVSTGAFPIGGVRSRAIRCDDFRVADGREGFSFLNLTLKIGHGREMVLKQEVAERVFDILCDWMKPVTDTSYCQISFEMTELDPVLKFNKNNIHPLFSTT, encoded by the coding sequence ATGCCTCATTTCATCGTTGAGTATTCAGGTAATCTCCACGACCGCCTGGAGTTCCAGCCGCTGTTTGCAAGCTTACACGAGTACATTGTCTCTACCGGGGCTTTTCCGATTGGTGGTGTGCGTAGCCGGGCTATTCGTTGTGACGACTTCCGGGTCGCGGATGGCAGGGAAGGCTTCTCCTTTCTCAACCTGACTCTGAAGATCGGTCATGGCCGAGAGATGGTGTTGAAGCAGGAAGTTGCGGAGCGGGTGTTCGACATTCTCTGCGACTGGATGAAGCCGGTCACTGATACCAGCTATTGTCAGATCTCATTCGAGATGACGGAGCTGGATCCTGTTCTCAAATTCAACAAAAACAACATTCATCCACTGTTCTCAACTACCTGA
- a CDS encoding ferredoxin--NADP reductase codes for MSNLNKERVTSVRHWNDTLFSFTTTRDPGFRFKNGHFTMIGLETDGKPLMRAYSIASANYEEELEFFSIKVQDGPLTSRLQKIEVGDEIMVSRKPTGTLIMDNLLPGKNLWLISTGTGLAPFISIIKDPEVYEAFDKVIVTHGVRYKSELAYQDEIEELPKNEFFGEMVEGKLLYYPTVTREEFRNTGRLTDAMENGKLTQDLGLPEFDLENDRFMVCGSPSMLKDTCSILNNMGFKEARHGNLGHYVIERAFVEQ; via the coding sequence ATGAGCAACCTGAACAAAGAGCGTGTAACAAGTGTTCGTCACTGGAACGACACACTCTTCAGCTTTACGACCACTCGTGACCCTGGGTTCCGGTTCAAGAATGGCCATTTCACCATGATTGGCCTGGAAACCGACGGCAAGCCGCTGATGCGCGCCTACAGCATTGCCAGCGCCAACTATGAAGAGGAGCTGGAATTCTTCTCCATCAAGGTGCAGGACGGCCCGCTGACCTCACGGTTGCAGAAGATCGAGGTGGGCGATGAGATCATGGTAAGCCGCAAGCCAACGGGCACCCTGATCATGGACAACCTGCTGCCGGGCAAGAACCTCTGGCTGATCAGCACCGGCACCGGCCTGGCGCCGTTCATCAGCATCATCAAAGACCCCGAGGTATACGAGGCCTTTGATAAGGTTATTGTTACCCACGGGGTTCGTTACAAGTCTGAACTGGCTTACCAGGATGAGATTGAAGAACTGCCGAAAAACGAGTTCTTTGGTGAAATGGTGGAGGGCAAGTTGCTCTACTATCCCACAGTCACCCGTGAGGAGTTCCGTAATACCGGGCGCCTGACCGACGCCATGGAAAATGGCAAGCTCACCCAAGACTTGGGTCTGCCCGAGTTTGATCTCGAGAACGATCGCTTCATGGTCTGTGGCAGCCCGAGCATGCTGAAAGATACCTGCTCCATTCTTAACAACATGGGCTTCAAGGAAGCGCGCCACGGTAATCTCGGGCACTATGTGATCGAGAGGGCGTTTGTGGAGCAGTAA
- a CDS encoding bifunctional aconitate hydratase 2/2-methylisocitrate dehydratase: MLEAYREHVAEREALGIPPKPLNAEQTAALVDLLKNPPAGEEETLVYLLENRIPPGVDEAAYVKAAFLSAIVKGEATSPLIDKKKAVQLLGMMQGGYNIATLVDLLDDSELAELAGKELKHTLLMFDAFNDVKEKMDAGNAIAKSVVESWANAEWFTNKNKVPESTKMVVFKVTGETNTDDLSPAPDAWSRPDIPLHARAAYKMERDGLNPDEPGVTGPMSQIDEIKSKGLPVAFVGDVVGTGSSRKSATNSVLWFFGDDIPGVPNKRAGGICIGNKVAPIFFNTMEDAGALVFEAPVDNMNMGDVIEVRPYDGKILNEAGETISEFGFKSDVILDEVQAGGRIPLIIGRGLTAKARTALGMGATDIFRLPNDPEEGTKGFTLGQKMVGKACGLEEGKGVRPGTYCEPHMTTVGSQDTTGPMTRDELKDLACLGFQADLVMQSFCHTAAYPKPVDVEMQHTMPDFIRNRGGVSLRPGDGIIHSWLNRMLLPDTVGTGGDSHTRFPMGISFPAGSGLVAFAAATGVMPLDMPESVLVRFKGEMQPGITLRDLVHAIPLYGIKQGMLTVEKKGKINEFSGRILEIEGLEHLTVEQAFELSDASAERSAAGCTINLSEESVAEYLRSNITMLRWMIAEGYGDPRTLERRAQQMEEWIADPKLMRADKDAEYSHVVEIDLAEIKEPIVCCPNDPDDARTLSEVAGDKVDEVFIGSCMTNIGHFRAAGKLLAQNKEPLKTRLWMSPPTKMDQAQLMEEGYFNIYGTAGVRTEMPGCSLCMGNQARVAAKSTVLSTSTRNFPNRLGDGANVYLTSAELAAVGAVLGKLPSAAEYMEYAKDLNSMSKEIYKYLNFDQMEKYTSKASEANVA, encoded by the coding sequence GTGTTAGAAGCCTACCGTGAACACGTTGCAGAACGCGAAGCTCTGGGCATTCCCCCCAAGCCTCTGAATGCCGAGCAGACTGCTGCGCTGGTCGATCTCCTGAAAAATCCACCTGCCGGTGAAGAAGAAACTCTGGTTTACCTTCTGGAAAACCGCATCCCGCCAGGTGTCGACGAAGCCGCTTATGTCAAAGCCGCTTTCCTGTCTGCCATTGTCAAAGGTGAGGCCACCTCCCCACTGATCGACAAGAAGAAGGCCGTCCAACTGCTGGGCATGATGCAGGGTGGCTACAACATTGCCACTCTGGTTGACCTTCTGGACGACAGCGAACTGGCCGAGCTGGCAGGTAAAGAGCTCAAGCACACCCTGCTGATGTTTGATGCCTTCAACGATGTGAAAGAAAAAATGGATGCCGGCAACGCCATTGCCAAATCTGTGGTTGAATCCTGGGCCAACGCCGAGTGGTTCACCAACAAGAATAAAGTCCCCGAGAGCACCAAAATGGTGGTCTTCAAGGTGACCGGCGAAACCAACACCGACGACCTGTCTCCGGCCCCGGACGCCTGGTCCCGCCCGGATATCCCGCTGCACGCACGCGCTGCCTATAAAATGGAGCGCGACGGCCTGAATCCGGATGAGCCAGGCGTAACCGGCCCCATGAGCCAGATCGACGAAATCAAGTCCAAGGGCCTGCCCGTTGCCTTCGTGGGTGATGTTGTCGGCACCGGTTCTTCACGGAAGTCTGCCACCAACTCGGTTCTGTGGTTCTTCGGTGACGACATCCCGGGTGTGCCCAACAAGCGTGCCGGCGGTATCTGTATCGGTAACAAGGTTGCCCCGATCTTCTTCAACACCATGGAAGACGCCGGCGCCCTGGTCTTCGAAGCACCGGTCGACAACATGAACATGGGCGACGTTATAGAAGTCCGCCCTTATGACGGCAAGATCCTGAACGAAGCCGGAGAAACCATCTCCGAATTCGGTTTCAAGTCCGACGTGATTCTGGACGAAGTGCAGGCCGGCGGCCGTATCCCGCTGATCATCGGTCGTGGCCTGACCGCCAAGGCTCGAACGGCACTTGGTATGGGTGCCACCGACATCTTCCGTCTGCCCAATGATCCAGAGGAAGGCACCAAAGGCTTCACCCTGGGTCAGAAGATGGTCGGCAAGGCCTGTGGCCTGGAAGAAGGCAAAGGCGTTCGCCCTGGCACCTATTGCGAGCCGCACATGACCACCGTCGGCTCTCAGGACACCACTGGCCCGATGACCCGCGACGAACTGAAAGACCTGGCGTGCCTGGGTTTCCAGGCGGATCTGGTAATGCAGTCGTTCTGTCACACCGCCGCTTATCCAAAGCCGGTTGACGTGGAAATGCAGCACACCATGCCGGACTTCATCCGCAACCGTGGCGGTGTTTCCCTGCGCCCGGGCGACGGTATCATCCACTCCTGGCTGAACCGCATGCTGCTGCCGGATACCGTGGGCACCGGTGGTGATTCCCACACCCGTTTCCCGATGGGCATCTCCTTCCCGGCCGGTTCTGGTCTGGTAGCATTTGCCGCTGCGACCGGCGTTATGCCGCTGGATATGCCGGAATCGGTTCTGGTTCGCTTCAAAGGCGAAATGCAGCCCGGTATCACCCTGCGTGACCTGGTACACGCCATCCCGCTGTATGGCATCAAGCAGGGCATGCTGACAGTTGAGAAGAAAGGCAAGATCAACGAATTCTCCGGTCGTATCCTGGAAATCGAAGGCCTTGAACACCTGACCGTAGAGCAGGCATTCGAGCTGTCTGACGCGTCCGCCGAGCGCTCCGCCGCCGGTTGTACCATCAACCTGTCTGAAGAGTCCGTGGCCGAGTACCTGCGCTCCAACATCACCATGCTGCGCTGGATGATTGCCGAAGGTTACGGCGACCCACGTACCCTGGAGCGTCGTGCCCAGCAGATGGAAGAGTGGATTGCCGATCCGAAGCTGATGCGTGCTGACAAGGACGCCGAGTACTCCCACGTGGTGGAAATCGATCTGGCTGAAATCAAAGAGCCTATCGTGTGCTGCCCGAATGATCCGGACGATGCCCGCACCCTGTCCGAAGTTGCCGGCGACAAGGTTGACGAAGTCTTCATCGGTTCCTGCATGACCAACATCGGTCACTTCCGTGCCGCTGGCAAACTGCTGGCACAGAACAAGGAACCCCTGAAGACCCGTCTGTGGATGTCACCGCCCACCAAGATGGACCAGGCCCAGCTGATGGAAGAAGGTTACTTCAACATCTACGGCACCGCCGGTGTTCGCACCGAGATGCCGGGCTGTTCCCTGTGCATGGGTAACCAGGCCCGTGTTGCTGCGAAGAGCACCGTGCTGTCCACCTCTACCCGTAACTTCCCCAACCGCCTGGGCGACGGTGCCAACGTGTATCTGACCTCTGCGGAACTGGCGGCCGTTGGCGCGGTACTGGGCAAACTCCCCTCCGCTGCGGAGTACATGGAGTACGCCAAGGACCTGAACAGCATGTCGAAAGAGATCTACAAGTATCTCAACTTCGACCAGATGGAGAAATACACCAGCAAGGCGTCTGAAGCGAACGTTGCTTAA
- the hpaH gene encoding 2-oxo-hept-4-ene-1,7-dioate hydratase has protein sequence MLTKEQIETAADRLYQAETSRKQIPALTLDYPDMTMEDAYAIQKAWVDRKVAEGRKVMGYKIGLTSRAMQMSSNIDEPDYGVLLDDMLFEDGATIKASDFLDPRIEVELAFVLKKPLFGSTVTIFDVINATDYVIPSLELIAARCLRTDPETGYTRKVYDTISDNAANAGIVLGGRPIRPTDIDLRWAGCMLYLNGQIEETGLAGGVLGNPLKGITWVCKRFAPHNVGLEPGQVILSGSFTRPVPVKAGDTVHADFGSLGGVTLNFE, from the coding sequence ATGTTGACGAAAGAACAGATCGAAACGGCTGCCGACCGCCTATACCAGGCCGAGACCAGCCGCAAACAGATCCCGGCCCTGACACTCGACTACCCGGATATGACCATGGAGGATGCCTACGCCATCCAGAAAGCCTGGGTGGATCGTAAAGTGGCCGAAGGCCGTAAGGTAATGGGCTACAAGATTGGCCTGACTTCCCGTGCCATGCAGATGTCATCCAATATTGATGAGCCGGACTATGGCGTTTTGCTTGATGACATGCTGTTCGAGGATGGCGCCACCATCAAGGCATCCGACTTCCTTGATCCGCGCATAGAAGTCGAACTGGCCTTCGTACTGAAAAAACCTCTGTTCGGCAGTACCGTCACCATCTTCGATGTTATCAACGCCACTGATTACGTAATCCCGTCCCTCGAACTGATCGCGGCCCGGTGCCTGCGCACCGATCCCGAAACCGGCTACACGCGCAAGGTCTACGATACTATTTCGGACAATGCCGCCAATGCAGGCATCGTTCTGGGTGGCCGCCCCATTCGCCCGACGGACATCGACTTGCGGTGGGCCGGCTGTATGCTGTACCTGAACGGCCAGATCGAAGAAACCGGCCTTGCCGGTGGTGTTCTGGGGAACCCCCTCAAAGGCATAACCTGGGTTTGCAAGCGCTTCGCGCCGCACAATGTTGGTCTCGAACCGGGCCAGGTCATCCTGTCCGGCTCGTTCACCCGCCCCGTCCCGGTCAAGGCCGGCGATACCGTGCATGCAGATTTCGGCTCTCTGGGTGGTGTGACCCTGAACTTCGAATAA
- a CDS encoding GGDEF domain-containing protein codes for MPAALRRLWSTGVAGNPVSLRRQIELCNQVGLFGAAATVPYQFFYFFYDFALYRGVFLANLIFIAAYLLVLLINRRGWYNTARNLLLVNASCQLFVVTFFISAGAGVHLFYFTLAAILVFLFQHLHVLLYSAIMTAFGSLYVAAHFLFPQGSVAAPVPSPWIDIMYAGSVAGVLTLSGVFLYLFRKNIDQAESELTINNRYLETLCSTDPLTGLANRRGLDETLEREWARLSRHPAPLSVIMCDVDHFKLFNDRYGHDYGDRCLQQIATTLKDRVSRPSDLVARYGGEEFALVLPGTGEEGARYLGEKLREAVRELAVPNADVGTGAYITISVGVTSIDHFRSDEAACLLKRADKALYRAKESGRNQVVFLPYNSPRSSGNGGS; via the coding sequence ATGCCTGCTGCATTAAGAAGACTCTGGTCGACGGGTGTGGCTGGCAACCCGGTCAGTTTACGGCGCCAGATAGAACTTTGTAACCAGGTAGGGCTGTTTGGGGCCGCTGCCACCGTTCCCTACCAGTTCTTTTATTTTTTCTACGATTTTGCCCTTTATCGCGGCGTTTTCCTGGCCAACCTGATATTCATTGCTGCGTACCTGCTGGTGTTGCTGATCAACCGCAGGGGCTGGTACAACACTGCCAGAAACCTGTTGCTGGTTAATGCGTCCTGCCAGTTGTTTGTTGTGACGTTTTTCATCAGCGCGGGTGCCGGAGTGCACCTCTTTTATTTCACCCTCGCAGCTATTCTGGTTTTCCTTTTTCAGCACCTCCATGTTCTGCTGTATAGCGCCATCATGACCGCATTTGGCTCGCTTTATGTAGCTGCGCATTTCCTGTTTCCACAGGGCTCCGTTGCCGCACCGGTACCATCACCGTGGATTGATATTATGTATGCAGGCAGCGTTGCGGGCGTGCTGACTTTGTCCGGTGTCTTTCTCTATCTGTTCCGAAAAAATATCGATCAGGCAGAGAGCGAACTGACGATTAACAATCGCTACCTTGAGACGCTGTGCAGCACCGATCCATTGACGGGGCTGGCCAACCGGCGCGGTCTGGATGAAACACTTGAGCGGGAATGGGCGCGCCTGTCACGCCACCCGGCGCCCCTGTCGGTGATCATGTGTGATGTGGACCATTTCAAGCTGTTCAATGATCGCTACGGCCACGATTATGGCGACAGGTGTCTGCAGCAGATTGCAACGACCCTGAAAGATAGGGTCTCCCGGCCCTCAGATCTGGTGGCACGCTACGGTGGGGAGGAGTTTGCACTGGTTTTGCCTGGCACCGGTGAGGAAGGTGCCCGCTACCTGGGAGAGAAGTTGCGTGAGGCGGTGCGGGAACTGGCTGTCCCCAATGCTGATGTGGGTACGGGCGCCTATATCACGATCAGCGTCGGGGTGACCAGCATTGATCATTTCCGTTCAGATGAGGCCGCTTGCCTGCTCAAGAGAGCTGACAAGGCGCTTTACCGGGCCAAGGAGAGTGGTCGCAATCAGGTGGTTTTCCTGCCATACAACAGCCCGCGCTCTTCCGGCAACGGTGGGTCCTGA
- a CDS encoding TRAP transporter small permease: MSLAKWVNRHYSEKGPAKWLVFLLEAVAASVLFLLMLTTCLDVAGRYLFNSPVPGATELTRLGLALMVFAAMPVITYRGGHIVVDLLDNVLGQTVLKVLGLVSALIISSSMYFLGVRIFELGERSIRRGVVTEFLGMPSGYISEYIAIMSWLTAAAMITLGVYRTLFTPKK; the protein is encoded by the coding sequence ATGTCTCTCGCTAAATGGGTTAACAGGCATTATAGCGAGAAGGGGCCAGCCAAGTGGCTGGTCTTCCTTCTGGAGGCTGTAGCAGCGTCAGTTCTCTTCCTGCTCATGTTGACTACCTGCCTGGACGTGGCCGGTCGTTATCTCTTCAACAGTCCCGTTCCCGGGGCCACTGAGCTCACCCGACTCGGCCTTGCCCTGATGGTATTCGCGGCGATGCCGGTGATCACTTATCGAGGTGGCCATATCGTGGTTGATCTGCTTGATAATGTGCTGGGGCAAACGGTTTTGAAGGTTCTCGGACTGGTTTCGGCCCTGATTATTTCCTCTTCGATGTATTTCCTTGGGGTACGGATCTTTGAGCTTGGCGAGAGATCGATCCGGCGTGGTGTTGTGACGGAATTTCTCGGCATGCCCAGTGGTTATATTTCCGAGTACATCGCCATAATGAGTTGGCTGACCGCCGCCGCCATGATAACGCTCGGCGTTTATCGCACCCTGTTCACTCCTAAAAAATAA
- a CDS encoding LysR family transcriptional regulator, whose product MKFSFRQLEVFLAAAHFQNITRAADSLAMSQSAASSALKELENQFDIQLFDRVGKRLQLNELGRLYRPKVEALLAQAGELEQAFSKHTEVGALKVGATLTIGNYLAVGVMAQYMNTPTHPKVSLEVANTRTIAKRVSDFELDIGLIEGELQSSELEVIPWRGDELVVFCSPNHPLADKEKLSDPDLRSATWVMREQGSGTRQTFERGMHGLLPDLDILLELEHTEAIKRAVEANLGIGCLSRVCLADAFRRGSLVPLKVPEERQFDRTFYFILHKQKYRSAGIDRWIDLCEQLQDPPLPEERGLLYGRKTT is encoded by the coding sequence ATGAAGTTCAGTTTTCGTCAGCTTGAGGTTTTCCTGGCCGCAGCGCACTTCCAGAACATCACCCGGGCTGCAGATTCCCTGGCCATGTCCCAGTCCGCTGCCAGCAGTGCCCTGAAGGAACTGGAAAACCAGTTTGATATCCAGCTCTTTGACCGGGTGGGCAAACGCCTTCAACTGAATGAGCTGGGCCGACTTTACCGGCCGAAAGTAGAAGCCCTGCTGGCTCAGGCCGGCGAACTGGAGCAGGCCTTCAGCAAGCATACCGAGGTTGGCGCCCTCAAGGTTGGCGCGACCCTCACTATCGGTAACTATCTGGCCGTGGGCGTTATGGCCCAATACATGAATACCCCTACCCACCCCAAAGTGTCCCTCGAAGTCGCCAATACACGCACCATTGCCAAACGGGTCAGTGACTTCGAGCTGGACATCGGGCTGATCGAGGGGGAATTGCAGTCCTCGGAACTGGAGGTCATCCCGTGGCGGGGAGACGAACTGGTGGTCTTCTGCTCTCCAAACCATCCTCTTGCCGACAAGGAAAAGCTTTCAGACCCGGACCTGCGGTCCGCCACCTGGGTCATGCGGGAGCAAGGTTCGGGCACCCGTCAGACCTTTGAGCGGGGCATGCACGGACTGCTACCGGACCTTGACATTCTGCTGGAACTCGAACACACGGAAGCCATCAAGCGCGCCGTAGAAGCCAACCTAGGCATTGGTTGCCTGTCCAGGGTCTGCCTGGCGGATGCGTTTCGGCGGGGAAGCCTGGTACCACTGAAAGTTCCTGAAGAACGACAGTTCGACCGGACCTTCTACTTCATCCTGCACAAGCAGAAATACCGGAGCGCCGGCATTGACCGCTGGATCGATCTCTGTGAGCAGCTTCAGGACCCACCGTTGCCGGAAGAGCGCGGGCTGTTGTATGGCAGGAAAACCACCTGA